From a single Rhinolophus ferrumequinum isolate MPI-CBG mRhiFer1 chromosome 15, mRhiFer1_v1.p, whole genome shotgun sequence genomic region:
- the LOC117035534 gene encoding leukocyte-associated immunoglobulin-like receptor 1 isoform X2, whose product MQHGLLLRPSIRAEPGPVVPRGRPVTVLCRGPAGADLFRLEHRSAYTDQKITSQHGSPGTEARFPIRAEAPVKSLPCPQKWAPRQVPNVLDQKSREGNTNQSHSEISPHTQQED is encoded by the exons GGCTCCTGCTCAGACCCTCCATCAGAGCCGAGCCAGGCCCTGTGGTCCCCCGGGGGCGGCCTGTGACCGTCCTGTGCCGGGGCCCTGCTGGGGCTGACCTATTCCGCCTGGAGCATAGATCTGCGTACACGGATCAGAAAATCACGTCTCAACATGGATCACCAGGAACGGAGGCCCGATTCCCCATCCGCGCA GAGGCCCCGGTGAAGTCACTCCCCTGCCCACAGAAGTGGGCTCCCAGACAG GTCCCCAATGTCTTGGATCAGAAGTCCAGGGAAGGAAACACAAaccaaagccacagtgagatatcacctcacactcaGCAGGAagactaa